One Sphingomonas endolithica DNA segment encodes these proteins:
- a CDS encoding Crp/Fnr family transcriptional regulator — protein sequence MANPFVQKLSGLAELTVADASALEKATSNPRRYVAKQDLIREGDEPGPMFVVLDGWVCRYKVLPSGTRQIMAFLMPGDACDLHIKLLEQMDHSIQAITTATVATVTRDQMHVMMRDHPNVASAMYMAQLVDEGIMRAWIVSMGRRSAAERVAHLICELYLRARNIGLTGEGEFDLPLSQSVLADALGMTTVHINRVLKELRLAGAMSVKRGSVTILNPNKLVQIAGFDENYLHRRLRRAA from the coding sequence ATGGCAAATCCGTTCGTGCAAAAATTGAGCGGTCTGGCCGAACTGACGGTTGCCGATGCGTCGGCCCTCGAAAAGGCTACCTCCAACCCCCGTCGGTATGTCGCCAAGCAGGATCTGATCCGCGAAGGCGACGAGCCAGGACCAATGTTCGTAGTGTTGGACGGATGGGTCTGCCGGTACAAGGTCCTGCCGAGCGGGACGCGCCAAATCATGGCATTCCTCATGCCCGGCGATGCCTGCGACCTGCATATTAAGCTGCTAGAGCAAATGGACCACAGCATTCAGGCGATCACGACAGCAACTGTTGCCACGGTCACTCGCGATCAGATGCATGTGATGATGCGCGACCACCCGAACGTTGCTAGCGCCATGTACATGGCACAGCTTGTCGATGAAGGCATCATGCGGGCGTGGATCGTCAGTATGGGACGACGTAGCGCGGCCGAGCGCGTGGCACATCTCATCTGTGAGCTCTACCTTCGCGCGCGCAACATCGGACTTACGGGGGAAGGTGAGTTCGATCTCCCGCTCTCCCAGTCTGTCCTTGCTGACGCGCTGGGTATGACCACGGTTCATATCAACCGCGTCCTCAAAGAATTACGGCTGGCGGGGGCCATGTCGGTGAAGCGGGGTAGCGTCACTATTCTGAACCCGAACAAGCTGGTTCAGATCGCGGGGTTTGACGAGAATTACCTTCATCGCCGCTTGCGGCGGGCTGCCTGA
- a CDS encoding response regulator, with the protein MCHLLIIEDEWLIAEYLTYLAEQAGATSIATACTEDEAVEAARQRTPDIIFSDVKLLVGTGPGAVQTIFSALGEIPVIFITATPEACQPCEPPGVVLHKPVDPARVIDAFRRLAPA; encoded by the coding sequence ATGTGCCATCTTCTCATTATTGAAGACGAATGGCTGATTGCCGAGTATCTGACCTACCTAGCCGAACAGGCTGGCGCTACGTCGATCGCAACGGCCTGCACGGAAGACGAGGCTGTCGAGGCTGCGCGTCAGCGTACGCCTGATATCATCTTTTCTGACGTGAAGCTGTTGGTCGGAACCGGCCCTGGCGCCGTGCAGACCATCTTCTCAGCGCTGGGAGAAATTCCCGTAATCTTCATTACCGCGACCCCGGAGGCTTGCCAGCCATGCGAGCCGCCAGGCGTTGTTCTACATAAGCCGGTTGATCCGGCGCGCGTGATCGACGCATTCAGGCGCCTTGCTCCTGCCTAG
- a CDS encoding IS6 family transposase, which yields MPRPRKPASPFRYFNSSPEVIRLVVMMYVRFPLSLRNVEDLLFERGIDICHETVRMWWNRFGPMFAGDIRRQRVSRMRGFRHWRWHLDEMYVKLNGEMVYLWRAVDHEGEILESYITRTRDKEAALRFMKKALKRHGSPEAITTDALRSYRAAMKELGNAEKQEVGRWANNRVENSHLSFRRRERAMLRFRRMKSLQKFASVHANVHNHFNLERHLVDRQTYKERRSAALAEWGQVAS from the coding sequence ATGCCTCGCCCCCGCAAGCCTGCCAGTCCGTTTCGCTACTTCAATTCATCACCCGAGGTGATCCGCCTCGTGGTCATGATGTACGTGCGTTTTCCGCTGTCGCTCCGCAATGTCGAGGACCTGCTGTTCGAGCGCGGTATCGACATTTGTCACGAGACGGTACGGATGTGGTGGAACAGGTTTGGGCCAATGTTCGCAGGCGACATTCGCCGCCAACGCGTCTCGCGCATGCGCGGTTTCCGTCACTGGCGCTGGCACCTGGACGAGATGTACGTGAAGCTGAATGGCGAAATGGTCTATCTCTGGCGAGCGGTCGATCACGAGGGCGAGATCCTCGAGAGCTACATCACCCGAACCCGCGACAAGGAGGCAGCGCTACGCTTCATGAAGAAGGCACTGAAGCGTCACGGCAGCCCTGAGGCGATCACGACTGACGCTCTGCGCTCCTACCGTGCAGCGATGAAAGAGCTCGGTAACGCTGAGAAGCAGGAGGTCGGACGCTGGGCCAACAACCGGGTTGAGAACAGCCATCTGTCCTTCCGACGACGCGAGCGAGCGATGCTGAGGTTCAGGCGTATGAAGTCGCTACAGAAGTTCGCCAGCGTGCACGCCAACGTCCACAATCACTTCAACCTCGAACGCCATCTCGTCGACCGACAGACCTACAAGGAACGCCGCTCAGCCGCACTGGCTGAGTGGGGTCAGGTCGCGAGCTAG
- a CDS encoding alpha/beta fold hydrolase — MFSSPAALAGPEDHGDVAKPTVVLVHGAFAESSSWNGVITDLRKDGYPVIAAANPLRSVKGDALYISDLVGSIKGPVVLVGHSYGGAVISAAAAGRSNVKALVFVAGYAPDAGESGASLGKQFPTGTLSETLAPPVPLADGSSDLYIQNSRFWKQFAADVPEAEAMGMAATQRPVTQSALAEPAASLSWRTIPSWFMWGSLDRNIPAALHAFMAKRAKAREAIEVPGASHVVMISHPHDVSALIERAAKAR; from the coding sequence ATGTTTTCATCGCCCGCCGCCTTGGCGGGGCCGGAGGACCACGGTGACGTTGCCAAACCAACGGTCGTGCTCGTGCACGGCGCCTTCGCGGAGTCGTCCAGCTGGAACGGTGTGATCACCGACCTCCGGAAGGACGGTTATCCGGTGATCGCCGCAGCCAACCCGCTGCGCAGCGTGAAGGGAGATGCCCTCTACATTTCGGACCTCGTCGGGAGCATAAAGGGACCGGTGGTGCTCGTTGGCCACTCATATGGCGGCGCAGTCATCTCGGCCGCTGCAGCGGGTCGATCAAACGTGAAGGCACTAGTGTTCGTCGCCGGCTACGCGCCCGATGCTGGCGAGAGTGGTGCCTCGCTGGGCAAGCAATTTCCAACAGGGACGCTGAGCGAAACGTTAGCGCCCCCGGTGCCGCTAGCTGATGGGAGCAGCGACCTTTACATTCAGAATTCTCGGTTCTGGAAGCAGTTCGCAGCGGACGTACCTGAAGCAGAAGCAATGGGAATGGCGGCTACGCAGCGTCCCGTCACTCAATCGGCTCTTGCGGAACCGGCGGCTTCGCTGTCGTGGCGCACCATCCCGTCTTGGTTCATGTGGGGGTCTCTAGATAGAAATATTCCAGCCGCACTGCACGCCTTCATGGCGAAACGCGCAAAGGCCCGCGAGGCGATCGAGGTCCCAGGTGCATCGCACGTCGTCATGATCTCGCATCCGCATGACGTATCCGCGTTGATCGAGCGCGCCGCCAAAGCGCGCTGA